One window from the genome of Maylandia zebra isolate NMK-2024a linkage group LG18, Mzebra_GT3a, whole genome shotgun sequence encodes:
- the ankrd12 gene encoding ankyrin repeat domain-containing protein 12 isoform X2, which produces MAKPGSDRDGAMVDKQAGKKSKDKLSPFTKTPKLDRSELLGKEGKAKSSMKRKLSFTTSPPQAEERDSDTDKDGPDKKKVKKEAGGKKSQAPNFLFGYPLSERKQMALLMQMTANSPDSTPSHPSQTTPVQKKVPSSASSRQKDKVNKRNERGETPLHMAAIRGDAKQVKELISLGADVNVKDFAGWTPLHEACNLGYYDVAKVLIAAGAEVNTQGLDDDTPLHDASSSGHKDIVKLLLRHGGNAFQANKRGERPVDVADSQELEQLLKGEGAVSDHDDSSSESEDPPSVNPSSVDDNMEDSDTEKDSATKASSSMPGMDEYEFKDEEEEDNLGKALNDRHILRRELRQPEKEDKDRNHVAVKQSNKGDSSSKSKKQKTSRVHCSSDTSSDETESLSEKRSSPTCSHSSENVKPDTRSKKDNTEQKDKGKVKRKSKSQNKNKENQEDGKENSKTLVLSLATVSESTEKGREEDSFKMSFSPKDDSSVHLFHLSAIKSPKLNHSLTDKQTPLKQENAKMCVSITDSSCPVDGVKYNHYTDADYCIEGSSTKGCKHKEKSKHQQKDSSVDGDDGHSSPYKDGSIGNSIDSEGALRKTDLDGKVVKKHKFKHKEKDKHRREYEAERSRQRQKEARKDSHRNLEFDREFWKENFFKSDETDEPLPVKKESEDSSSLQKTADSSPVKDERNPKEKHSGSKEKRPREEREKDKSVKKERKEAAGREEKVKDSKLSEHDEKVDCHGSGRIPEESLQSNSMKEETEEKPISGITADQEQLEPAEKGSREKTDKRLPGKEKDSDKMEKRHLDKEKKVKTEHSDKTEPQNSVDRWKEKERAGSISSVSPGEKSYKENEKLKSLTTTKKHEDSRKSKDKFDKRSDKERQDRDYNAGDHREKDRTSSDRKGKPLEKTTDHSKSDRAKEKDFDRKRRDKIKDGTLSSTSNLKLLLEEKKSHLSESGKSLSTKSKEEAVRTPEKDRDRRDRDKDSDRHKDKERHKDRSQQAKISKAKSSETEADKAKLKAPPAIRDAKPKEKRLVNDDLMQTSFERMLSMKDQEIELWHRKHLEKLKQKERERLKQRPVADPGKSKPKDRTKTEPCLSKELTRSKSSDTSDVHSRDKSLKDGTSPRTVSLDGKSLPSISAKVISAVENCLTRSPRPENDRCGIISRSVSLVSVASSEDSCQATTLTPRNAEYDSDVNMEASDSQPAFLQSSLVIQATRSPSVHDKDCNSLPDVSQGNRVMSGRHESPYLRAILDEDANSSTEGKAVENLPKSNLTAIPGEEPRMKEASETTESLSTQQNSNSVTDSVTEREGSTAGCSTTQLLNKDLPSKSVTLPQSSSSQCSSSQSGSEEPKPLPLSEPPAVQDIQCQMETSQAECVTKESDQPSVPTASQAAELSALTNTKLFQHREPLPSSGIENQQQAELVTTEVSDQKDTLVETAHGTEPENMETDAENLTTEAAGSPIPSTSSHIPTSAARESSTGFSRSDECRPSQEDADASGQDCKKSQPSSDISGPCLDALTEKESVSCSSPEHKTEGTADVPQSSHNSGGGAAVSAATESSSVEGSLSTDCSPESKAEASSEPMEVTPAEEKPESSSALEEQSQSAVQSADPTDVSSSASGSSSPQSGDRESDSSGAKLKIRVADEEMDIHVPHPRKRKMPKVSLSQPCSTTQQEREQQSLAAIVDSVKLEEIEPYQSDRANPYYEFLHIRKKIEEKRKVLCSVAPQPPQYYDEYVTFNGSYLLDGNPLSKLCIPTITPPPSLPEQLKEMFKQQEVVRMKLRLQHSIEREKLIVSNEQEVLRVHYRAARTLANQTLPFSACTVLLDAEVYNMPQDVQSDDGKTSVRDRFNARQFMSWLQDVDDKFDKLKTCLLMRQQHEAAALNAVQRLEWQLKLQELDPATYKSTSIFEIPEFYIPLVEVNDDFDLTPI; this is translated from the exons ATGGCAAAACCTGGGAGCGACAGAGATGGAGCCATGGTGGATAAGCAGGCGGGGAAGAAG AGCAAAGACAAGTTGTCGCCTTTCACCAAAACTCCAAAGTTGGACCGGAGTGAATTGCTGGGGAAGGAAGGGAAAGCAAAGTCTTCCATGAAGCGCAAGCTCTCCTTCACTACCAGTCCGCCCCAGGCAGAGGAGCGAGACTCCGACACGG ATAAAGATGGACCAGACAAGAAGAAGGTGAAAAAGGAAGCTGGGGGCAAGAAATCCCAGGCACCCAACTTTTTGTTTGGGTATCCGCTGTCGGAGCGCAAACAGATGGCTCTCCTAATGCAGATGACAGCCAACAGTCCAG ACTCTACACCGAGTCACCCCTCACAAACGACCCCTGTGCAGAAGAAAGTCCCCAGCAGCGCCTCGTCTCGGCAGAAAGACAAGGTCAACAAGAGGAACGAGCGAGGGGAGACTCCCCTTCACATGGCAGCAATCCGGGGAGACGCTAAGCAAGTTAAAGAGCTCATTAGCCTGGGAGCTGATGTCAATGTCAAAGACTTTGCAG GTTGGACGCCTCTGCATGAAGCCTGTAATCTTGGTTACTATGATGTGGCCAAGGTCTTGATAGCAGCAGGTGCAGAGGTGAATACACAGGGTCTGGATGACGACACACCACTTCATGATGCTTCCAGCAGCGGGCACAAAGAT ATTGTGAAACTTCTGCTTCGTCACGGTGGTAACGCTTTCCAAGCCAACAAGCGCGGCGAGCGCCCGGTGGATGTGGCCGACTCTCAGGAGCTGGAACAGCTATTAAAGGGAGAAGGAGCCGTGTCGGACCATGATGACAGCTCTTCAG AATCTGAAGACCCGCCATCTGTCAATCCATCCAGTGTCGATGACAACATGGAAGACTCTGATACTGAAAAGGACTCTGCCACGAAAGCATCGTCTTCCATGCCAGGGATGGATGAGTACGAATTTAAggacgaggaagaggaggacaatCTCGGTAAAGCCCTGAATGACAGACACATCCTCAGGAGGGAGCTACGACAGCCGGAGAAGGAGGACAAAGACAGGAATCACGTTGCAGTAAAGCAAAGCAACAAGGGGGATTCCTCATCAAAGTCCAAGAAGCAGAAGACGTCTCGTGTCCACTGCAGCTCGGATACGTCCAGCGACGAAACGGAGAGCCTCTCAGAGAAGAGAAGCTCCCCCACCTGCTCTCATAGCTCGGAGAACGTCAAGCCGGACACGAGGTCGAAAAAGGACAATACCGAGCAAAAGGACAAAGGTAAAGTTAAGAGGAAGAGCAAGAGCCAgaataaaaacaaggaaaaccAAGAAGATGGGAAAGAAAACAGTAAAACGCTAGTCCTCTCTCTGGCAACAGTGTCTGAAAGCACAGAGAAGGGCCGGGAGGAAGACTCTTTCAAGATGTCTTTCAGTCCCAAAGATGACTCATCCGTCCACCTCTTCCACTTGTCAGCCATCAAATCTCCTAAACTGAACCACAGCCTGACAGATAAACAGACACCACTCAAACAGGAAAATGCGAAGATGTGCGTTTCCATCACTGACAGCTCGTGTCCAGTGGACGGTGTCAAATACAACCACTACACAGACGCAGACTACTGCATTGAAGGCTCCAGCACGAAGGGGTGTAAGCACAAGGAAAAGAGCAAACATCAACAGAAAGACTCCAGTGTGGACGGCGACGACGGCCACTCGAGCCCCTACAAAGACGGCAGCATAGGAAACAGCATAGACAGCGAGGGTGCCTTACGGAAGACTGATTTAGACGGAAAAGTCGTGAAGAAGCATAAATTTAAACACAAGGAGAAAGACAAACACCGCAGGGAATATGAGGCAGAGCGGAGCCGCCAAAGGCAAAAGGAGGCCAGGAAAGACAGCCACAGGAATTTGGAATTTGACAGAGAGTTCTGGAAAGAAAATTTTTTCAAAAGTGATGAGACAGATGAACCTCTGCCAGTAAAAAAGGAAAGTGAAGACAGCAGCTCGCTTCAGAAGACTGCTGATTCCTCTCCTGTGAAAGATGAGCGAAACCCAAAGGAGAAGCACTCCGGCAGCAAGGAAAAGAGGCCAAGAGAGGAGCGAGAAAAAGACAAGAGCGTGAAAAAAGAGCGGAAGGAGGCGGcaggaagagaagagaaggtGAAGGATTCAAAGCTCAGCGAGCATGACGAAAAGGTGGACTGCCACGGCTCAGGGCGGATTCCTGAGGAGTCGCTGCAGAGCAACAGCATGAAAGAAGAGACAGAGGAGAAACCCATAAGTGGGATCACAGCTGATCAAGAACAGCTGGAGCCTGCAGAAAAAGGCTCACGCGAGAAAACTGACAAGAGGCTCCCAGGAAAGGAAAAGGACTCAGACAAAATGGAGAAAAGGCATCTTGACAaggaaaaaaaggtcaaaacAGAGCACTCTGACAAAACCGAACCACAGAACTCAGTGGATCGTTGGAAGGAAAAGGAGCGAGCGGGATCCATCTCTTCCGTTTCGCCTGGAGAGAAAAGCTACAAAGAAAACGAGAAGCTGAAATCTTTAACCACAACAAAAAAGCATGAAGACAGCAGGAAAAGTAAAGATAAGTTCGACAAACGGTCTGATAAGGAGAGGCAGGACAGAGACTATAATGCCGGGGATCACAGAGAAAAGGATCGCACAAGCTCTGATAGGAAAGGAAAACCTCTGGAGAAGACCACGGATCACAGTAAATCTGATCGCGCCAAAGAAAAGGACTTTGACAGGAAAAGAAGAGATAAAATAAAAGATGGAACGCTGTCCTCGACCTCCAATCTGAAATTACTTTTAGAGGAGAAGAAAAGCCATCTCTCTGAGAGCGGCAAGTCCTTATCTACAAAATCAAAGGAGGAAGCAGTGAGAACGCCGGAGAAGGATCGCGATAGGCGAGACCGTGACAAAGACTCGGATAGACACAAGGATAAAGAGCGACACAAAGACCGCTCTCAGCAGGCCAAAATCAGCAAGGCCAAATCCAGTGAGACGGAGGCAGACAAGGCCAAATTGAAAGCCCCGCCAGCAATACGAGACGCCAAACCAAAAGAAAAGAGACTTGTGAACGATGACCTGATGCAGACCAGCTTTGAGCGCATGCTCAGCATGAAGGACCAAGAGATTGAGCTGTGGCATCGGAAGCACCTAGAAAAACTCAAACAGAAAGAGCGGGAAAGGCTTAAACAGCGGCCTGTGGCAGATCCGGGGAAGTCCAAGCCTaaagacagaacaaaaacagaaccaTGTTTGAGTAAGGAGCTAACACGCTCAAAAAGCTCTGATACATCTGATGTCCACAGCAGAGATAAATCCCTGAAGGACGGCACTAGCCCCAGAACGGTGTCACTTGATGGGAAGAGTCTGCCCTCTATCAGCGCAAAGGTCATATCAGCCGTGGAAAACTGTCTGACGAGATCACCCCGTCCTGAGAATGACCGTTGTGGCATCATTTCCAGGTCTGTTTCTTTAGTCTCTGTTGCCAGCTCGGAGGATTCATGCCAGGCAACGACATTAACTCCCAGAAATGCCGAATACGATTCTGATGTAAACATGGAAGCCTCAGACTCCCAGCCTGCATTTCTCCAGTCTTCCCTCGTCATTCAAGCTACAAGGTCGCCGTCTGTTCACGATAAAGACTGCAACAGTCTTCCAGATGTTTCACAAGGTAATCGAGTGATGTCCGGCAGGCATGAATCTCCTTACCTCAGGGCTATTCTGGATGAGGATGCCAACTCATCAACTGAAGGCAAAGCTGTTGAAAATCTGCCAAAATCCAACCTGACTGCGATCCCAGGAGAGGAGCCGAGAATGAAGGAGGCCTCAGAAACCACAGAGAGCCTGAGTACACaacaaaattcaaattcagttacCGATTCAGTCACAGAGAGGGAAGGAAGCACTGCTGGATGCTCGACAACGCAACTGTTAAATAAAGATCTTCCCAGTAAAAGCGTGACTCTTCCACAGTCCAGCAGCTCACAGTGCAGTAGTTCTCAAAGTGGGTCGGAGGAGCCGAAACCTCTTCCTCTATCTGAGCCTCCTGCTGTCCAAGACATCCAGTGTCAGATGGAGACTTCACAGGCAGAATGTGTTACTAAAGAATCTGATCAGCCGTCAGTACCTACAGCTTCTCAAGCTGCTGAGCTGTCAgcactcacaaacacaaagctCTTCCAGCATAGAGAACCACTCCCGTCTTCTGGTATTGAGAATCAGCAGCAGGCCGAGTTAGTTACCACGGAGGTTTCTGACCAAAAAGACACACTCGTGGAGACCGCTCACGGAACAGAACCAGAAAATATGGAAACGGATGCAGAAAACTTGACAACAGAAGCGGCGGGGAGTCCCATACCGTCCACCAGCTCGCACATTCCCACCTCTGCTGCCAGAGAATCCTCAACGGGTTTCAGCAGATCCGATGAGTGCAGGCCTTCTCAAGAGGATGCAGATGCAAGTGGCCAAGACTGCAAGAAATCACAGCCTTCCAGCGACATCTCAGGCCCATGTCTCGATGCTCTTACAGAAAAGGAAAGCGTGTCCTGTTCGAGCCCTGAACACAAGACTGAAGGGACAGCAGATGTACCACAAAGCTCGCACAACAGCGGTGGTGGTGCTGCTGTCTCTGCTGCAACTGAGAGTTCATCCGTTGAAGGCAGCCTGAGTACAGACTGCTCACCTGAATCCAAAGCAGAGGCCTCCTCGGAGCCCATGGAGGTCACGCCTGCCGAGGAGAAACCAGAGTCGTCCTCAGCTCTAGAAGAGCAGAGCCAAAGCGCTGTCCAGTCAGCGGATCCAACAGACGTCAGCAGCAGCGCCTCAGGGAGTTCCTCTCCGCAATCCGGAGACCGGGAGTCCGACTCCTCAGGGGCGAAACTCAAGATTCGCGTAGCAGACGAGGAAATGGACATTCACGTGCCCCATCCACGCAAGAGGAAGATGCCGAAGGTGTCGCTCTCCCAGCCGTGCTCCACCACTCAACAAGAGAGGGAACAGCAGTCGCTAGCGGCTATCGTTGACTCTGTAAAGCTGGAGGAGATCGAACCTTACCAGTCGGACAGAGCTAACCCATACTACGAGTTCCTGCACATCCGCAAGAAGATCGAGGAGAAGCGTAAAGTGCTGTGCAGCGTCGCCCCGCAGCCGCCGCAGTATTATGACGAATATGTGACCTTTAATGGCTCATACCTCCTAGACGGGAACCCACTCAGCAAACTCTGTATACCAACT
- the ankrd12 gene encoding ankyrin repeat domain-containing protein 12 isoform X1: MAKPGSDRDGAMVDKQAGKKSKDKLSPFTKTPKLDRSELLGKEGKAKSSMKRKLSFTTSPPQAEERDSDTDDSDPGQSSETWGERLVPPCRIYADKDGPDKKKVKKEAGGKKSQAPNFLFGYPLSERKQMALLMQMTANSPDSTPSHPSQTTPVQKKVPSSASSRQKDKVNKRNERGETPLHMAAIRGDAKQVKELISLGADVNVKDFAGWTPLHEACNLGYYDVAKVLIAAGAEVNTQGLDDDTPLHDASSSGHKDIVKLLLRHGGNAFQANKRGERPVDVADSQELEQLLKGEGAVSDHDDSSSESEDPPSVNPSSVDDNMEDSDTEKDSATKASSSMPGMDEYEFKDEEEEDNLGKALNDRHILRRELRQPEKEDKDRNHVAVKQSNKGDSSSKSKKQKTSRVHCSSDTSSDETESLSEKRSSPTCSHSSENVKPDTRSKKDNTEQKDKGKVKRKSKSQNKNKENQEDGKENSKTLVLSLATVSESTEKGREEDSFKMSFSPKDDSSVHLFHLSAIKSPKLNHSLTDKQTPLKQENAKMCVSITDSSCPVDGVKYNHYTDADYCIEGSSTKGCKHKEKSKHQQKDSSVDGDDGHSSPYKDGSIGNSIDSEGALRKTDLDGKVVKKHKFKHKEKDKHRREYEAERSRQRQKEARKDSHRNLEFDREFWKENFFKSDETDEPLPVKKESEDSSSLQKTADSSPVKDERNPKEKHSGSKEKRPREEREKDKSVKKERKEAAGREEKVKDSKLSEHDEKVDCHGSGRIPEESLQSNSMKEETEEKPISGITADQEQLEPAEKGSREKTDKRLPGKEKDSDKMEKRHLDKEKKVKTEHSDKTEPQNSVDRWKEKERAGSISSVSPGEKSYKENEKLKSLTTTKKHEDSRKSKDKFDKRSDKERQDRDYNAGDHREKDRTSSDRKGKPLEKTTDHSKSDRAKEKDFDRKRRDKIKDGTLSSTSNLKLLLEEKKSHLSESGKSLSTKSKEEAVRTPEKDRDRRDRDKDSDRHKDKERHKDRSQQAKISKAKSSETEADKAKLKAPPAIRDAKPKEKRLVNDDLMQTSFERMLSMKDQEIELWHRKHLEKLKQKERERLKQRPVADPGKSKPKDRTKTEPCLSKELTRSKSSDTSDVHSRDKSLKDGTSPRTVSLDGKSLPSISAKVISAVENCLTRSPRPENDRCGIISRSVSLVSVASSEDSCQATTLTPRNAEYDSDVNMEASDSQPAFLQSSLVIQATRSPSVHDKDCNSLPDVSQGNRVMSGRHESPYLRAILDEDANSSTEGKAVENLPKSNLTAIPGEEPRMKEASETTESLSTQQNSNSVTDSVTEREGSTAGCSTTQLLNKDLPSKSVTLPQSSSSQCSSSQSGSEEPKPLPLSEPPAVQDIQCQMETSQAECVTKESDQPSVPTASQAAELSALTNTKLFQHREPLPSSGIENQQQAELVTTEVSDQKDTLVETAHGTEPENMETDAENLTTEAAGSPIPSTSSHIPTSAARESSTGFSRSDECRPSQEDADASGQDCKKSQPSSDISGPCLDALTEKESVSCSSPEHKTEGTADVPQSSHNSGGGAAVSAATESSSVEGSLSTDCSPESKAEASSEPMEVTPAEEKPESSSALEEQSQSAVQSADPTDVSSSASGSSSPQSGDRESDSSGAKLKIRVADEEMDIHVPHPRKRKMPKVSLSQPCSTTQQEREQQSLAAIVDSVKLEEIEPYQSDRANPYYEFLHIRKKIEEKRKVLCSVAPQPPQYYDEYVTFNGSYLLDGNPLSKLCIPTITPPPSLPEQLKEMFKQQEVVRMKLRLQHSIEREKLIVSNEQEVLRVHYRAARTLANQTLPFSACTVLLDAEVYNMPQDVQSDDGKTSVRDRFNARQFMSWLQDVDDKFDKLKTCLLMRQQHEAAALNAVQRLEWQLKLQELDPATYKSTSIFEIPEFYIPLVEVNDDFDLTPI, translated from the exons ATGGCAAAACCTGGGAGCGACAGAGATGGAGCCATGGTGGATAAGCAGGCGGGGAAGAAG AGCAAAGACAAGTTGTCGCCTTTCACCAAAACTCCAAAGTTGGACCGGAGTGAATTGCTGGGGAAGGAAGGGAAAGCAAAGTCTTCCATGAAGCGCAAGCTCTCCTTCACTACCAGTCCGCCCCAGGCAGAGGAGCGAGACTCCGACACGG ATGACTCAGACCCAGGCCAGTCGAGTGAGACCTGGGGAGAGAGATTAGTGCCTCCCTGCAGGATATACGCAG ATAAAGATGGACCAGACAAGAAGAAGGTGAAAAAGGAAGCTGGGGGCAAGAAATCCCAGGCACCCAACTTTTTGTTTGGGTATCCGCTGTCGGAGCGCAAACAGATGGCTCTCCTAATGCAGATGACAGCCAACAGTCCAG ACTCTACACCGAGTCACCCCTCACAAACGACCCCTGTGCAGAAGAAAGTCCCCAGCAGCGCCTCGTCTCGGCAGAAAGACAAGGTCAACAAGAGGAACGAGCGAGGGGAGACTCCCCTTCACATGGCAGCAATCCGGGGAGACGCTAAGCAAGTTAAAGAGCTCATTAGCCTGGGAGCTGATGTCAATGTCAAAGACTTTGCAG GTTGGACGCCTCTGCATGAAGCCTGTAATCTTGGTTACTATGATGTGGCCAAGGTCTTGATAGCAGCAGGTGCAGAGGTGAATACACAGGGTCTGGATGACGACACACCACTTCATGATGCTTCCAGCAGCGGGCACAAAGAT ATTGTGAAACTTCTGCTTCGTCACGGTGGTAACGCTTTCCAAGCCAACAAGCGCGGCGAGCGCCCGGTGGATGTGGCCGACTCTCAGGAGCTGGAACAGCTATTAAAGGGAGAAGGAGCCGTGTCGGACCATGATGACAGCTCTTCAG AATCTGAAGACCCGCCATCTGTCAATCCATCCAGTGTCGATGACAACATGGAAGACTCTGATACTGAAAAGGACTCTGCCACGAAAGCATCGTCTTCCATGCCAGGGATGGATGAGTACGAATTTAAggacgaggaagaggaggacaatCTCGGTAAAGCCCTGAATGACAGACACATCCTCAGGAGGGAGCTACGACAGCCGGAGAAGGAGGACAAAGACAGGAATCACGTTGCAGTAAAGCAAAGCAACAAGGGGGATTCCTCATCAAAGTCCAAGAAGCAGAAGACGTCTCGTGTCCACTGCAGCTCGGATACGTCCAGCGACGAAACGGAGAGCCTCTCAGAGAAGAGAAGCTCCCCCACCTGCTCTCATAGCTCGGAGAACGTCAAGCCGGACACGAGGTCGAAAAAGGACAATACCGAGCAAAAGGACAAAGGTAAAGTTAAGAGGAAGAGCAAGAGCCAgaataaaaacaaggaaaaccAAGAAGATGGGAAAGAAAACAGTAAAACGCTAGTCCTCTCTCTGGCAACAGTGTCTGAAAGCACAGAGAAGGGCCGGGAGGAAGACTCTTTCAAGATGTCTTTCAGTCCCAAAGATGACTCATCCGTCCACCTCTTCCACTTGTCAGCCATCAAATCTCCTAAACTGAACCACAGCCTGACAGATAAACAGACACCACTCAAACAGGAAAATGCGAAGATGTGCGTTTCCATCACTGACAGCTCGTGTCCAGTGGACGGTGTCAAATACAACCACTACACAGACGCAGACTACTGCATTGAAGGCTCCAGCACGAAGGGGTGTAAGCACAAGGAAAAGAGCAAACATCAACAGAAAGACTCCAGTGTGGACGGCGACGACGGCCACTCGAGCCCCTACAAAGACGGCAGCATAGGAAACAGCATAGACAGCGAGGGTGCCTTACGGAAGACTGATTTAGACGGAAAAGTCGTGAAGAAGCATAAATTTAAACACAAGGAGAAAGACAAACACCGCAGGGAATATGAGGCAGAGCGGAGCCGCCAAAGGCAAAAGGAGGCCAGGAAAGACAGCCACAGGAATTTGGAATTTGACAGAGAGTTCTGGAAAGAAAATTTTTTCAAAAGTGATGAGACAGATGAACCTCTGCCAGTAAAAAAGGAAAGTGAAGACAGCAGCTCGCTTCAGAAGACTGCTGATTCCTCTCCTGTGAAAGATGAGCGAAACCCAAAGGAGAAGCACTCCGGCAGCAAGGAAAAGAGGCCAAGAGAGGAGCGAGAAAAAGACAAGAGCGTGAAAAAAGAGCGGAAGGAGGCGGcaggaagagaagagaaggtGAAGGATTCAAAGCTCAGCGAGCATGACGAAAAGGTGGACTGCCACGGCTCAGGGCGGATTCCTGAGGAGTCGCTGCAGAGCAACAGCATGAAAGAAGAGACAGAGGAGAAACCCATAAGTGGGATCACAGCTGATCAAGAACAGCTGGAGCCTGCAGAAAAAGGCTCACGCGAGAAAACTGACAAGAGGCTCCCAGGAAAGGAAAAGGACTCAGACAAAATGGAGAAAAGGCATCTTGACAaggaaaaaaaggtcaaaacAGAGCACTCTGACAAAACCGAACCACAGAACTCAGTGGATCGTTGGAAGGAAAAGGAGCGAGCGGGATCCATCTCTTCCGTTTCGCCTGGAGAGAAAAGCTACAAAGAAAACGAGAAGCTGAAATCTTTAACCACAACAAAAAAGCATGAAGACAGCAGGAAAAGTAAAGATAAGTTCGACAAACGGTCTGATAAGGAGAGGCAGGACAGAGACTATAATGCCGGGGATCACAGAGAAAAGGATCGCACAAGCTCTGATAGGAAAGGAAAACCTCTGGAGAAGACCACGGATCACAGTAAATCTGATCGCGCCAAAGAAAAGGACTTTGACAGGAAAAGAAGAGATAAAATAAAAGATGGAACGCTGTCCTCGACCTCCAATCTGAAATTACTTTTAGAGGAGAAGAAAAGCCATCTCTCTGAGAGCGGCAAGTCCTTATCTACAAAATCAAAGGAGGAAGCAGTGAGAACGCCGGAGAAGGATCGCGATAGGCGAGACCGTGACAAAGACTCGGATAGACACAAGGATAAAGAGCGACACAAAGACCGCTCTCAGCAGGCCAAAATCAGCAAGGCCAAATCCAGTGAGACGGAGGCAGACAAGGCCAAATTGAAAGCCCCGCCAGCAATACGAGACGCCAAACCAAAAGAAAAGAGACTTGTGAACGATGACCTGATGCAGACCAGCTTTGAGCGCATGCTCAGCATGAAGGACCAAGAGATTGAGCTGTGGCATCGGAAGCACCTAGAAAAACTCAAACAGAAAGAGCGGGAAAGGCTTAAACAGCGGCCTGTGGCAGATCCGGGGAAGTCCAAGCCTaaagacagaacaaaaacagaaccaTGTTTGAGTAAGGAGCTAACACGCTCAAAAAGCTCTGATACATCTGATGTCCACAGCAGAGATAAATCCCTGAAGGACGGCACTAGCCCCAGAACGGTGTCACTTGATGGGAAGAGTCTGCCCTCTATCAGCGCAAAGGTCATATCAGCCGTGGAAAACTGTCTGACGAGATCACCCCGTCCTGAGAATGACCGTTGTGGCATCATTTCCAGGTCTGTTTCTTTAGTCTCTGTTGCCAGCTCGGAGGATTCATGCCAGGCAACGACATTAACTCCCAGAAATGCCGAATACGATTCTGATGTAAACATGGAAGCCTCAGACTCCCAGCCTGCATTTCTCCAGTCTTCCCTCGTCATTCAAGCTACAAGGTCGCCGTCTGTTCACGATAAAGACTGCAACAGTCTTCCAGATGTTTCACAAGGTAATCGAGTGATGTCCGGCAGGCATGAATCTCCTTACCTCAGGGCTATTCTGGATGAGGATGCCAACTCATCAACTGAAGGCAAAGCTGTTGAAAATCTGCCAAAATCCAACCTGACTGCGATCCCAGGAGAGGAGCCGAGAATGAAGGAGGCCTCAGAAACCACAGAGAGCCTGAGTACACaacaaaattcaaattcagttacCGATTCAGTCACAGAGAGGGAAGGAAGCACTGCTGGATGCTCGACAACGCAACTGTTAAATAAAGATCTTCCCAGTAAAAGCGTGACTCTTCCACAGTCCAGCAGCTCACAGTGCAGTAGTTCTCAAAGTGGGTCGGAGGAGCCGAAACCTCTTCCTCTATCTGAGCCTCCTGCTGTCCAAGACATCCAGTGTCAGATGGAGACTTCACAGGCAGAATGTGTTACTAAAGAATCTGATCAGCCGTCAGTACCTACAGCTTCTCAAGCTGCTGAGCTGTCAgcactcacaaacacaaagctCTTCCAGCATAGAGAACCACTCCCGTCTTCTGGTATTGAGAATCAGCAGCAGGCCGAGTTAGTTACCACGGAGGTTTCTGACCAAAAAGACACACTCGTGGAGACCGCTCACGGAACAGAACCAGAAAATATGGAAACGGATGCAGAAAACTTGACAACAGAAGCGGCGGGGAGTCCCATACCGTCCACCAGCTCGCACATTCCCACCTCTGCTGCCAGAGAATCCTCAACGGGTTTCAGCAGATCCGATGAGTGCAGGCCTTCTCAAGAGGATGCAGATGCAAGTGGCCAAGACTGCAAGAAATCACAGCCTTCCAGCGACATCTCAGGCCCATGTCTCGATGCTCTTACAGAAAAGGAAAGCGTGTCCTGTTCGAGCCCTGAACACAAGACTGAAGGGACAGCAGATGTACCACAAAGCTCGCACAACAGCGGTGGTGGTGCTGCTGTCTCTGCTGCAACTGAGAGTTCATCCGTTGAAGGCAGCCTGAGTACAGACTGCTCACCTGAATCCAAAGCAGAGGCCTCCTCGGAGCCCATGGAGGTCACGCCTGCCGAGGAGAAACCAGAGTCGTCCTCAGCTCTAGAAGAGCAGAGCCAAAGCGCTGTCCAGTCAGCGGATCCAACAGACGTCAGCAGCAGCGCCTCAGGGAGTTCCTCTCCGCAATCCGGAGACCGGGAGTCCGACTCCTCAGGGGCGAAACTCAAGATTCGCGTAGCAGACGAGGAAATGGACATTCACGTGCCCCATCCACGCAAGAGGAAGATGCCGAAGGTGTCGCTCTCCCAGCCGTGCTCCACCACTCAACAAGAGAGGGAACAGCAGTCGCTAGCGGCTATCGTTGACTCTGTAAAGCTGGAGGAGATCGAACCTTACCAGTCGGACAGAGCTAACCCATACTACGAGTTCCTGCACATCCGCAAGAAGATCGAGGAGAAGCGTAAAGTGCTGTGCAGCGTCGCCCCGCAGCCGCCGCAGTATTATGACGAATATGTGACCTTTAATGGCTCATACCTCCTAGACGGGAACCCACTCAGCAAACTCTGTATACCAACT